The Hymenobacter sp. 5317J-9 genome has a window encoding:
- the recJ gene encoding single-stranded-DNA-specific exonuclease RecJ produces the protein MPISAGKRWNYIPETDPAAALRLTQALFIAPEIAALLVQRGIDTPTAAAAFFHPDLRQLPNPLLMRDMDRAVARLARALHDGQKVLVLGDYDVDGITSVATVMSYLTPLFGAERLRDYIPDRYTEGYGISQKAVDFAADNGFALIVALDCGIKAVEQVAYATSRGVDFIICDHHLPGEELPAAVAVLDPKRADCEYPYKELSGCGVGFKLMQALGEHLGLPQEPLHDLLDLVTVSIAADIVPITGENRILAAHGLRRFNEDAHLLRPGLAALRELATLREGPLGISSLIFGFAPRINAAGRMGDARRAVAMLLAPDQQEARYTAEVVDQMNQQRRGSDQHTTQEALDMIAGSPTLQNAHATVLYKADWHQGVLGIVASRCLDQYYRPTVILTQRDGKATGSARSVAGFDVHEALEACAPLLDQFGGHRAAAGLTLKVENVPAFQRRFEEVVAGTLTTEHLVRPVEVAAVLPIGRINEEFFAELRRMEPFGPSNPNPVFASQRLIAVPHSARVVGQGHLKLRLASADAQGPAVDAIGFGLADYLPQIEQGQPFSACYTVELNEYRGQRSVQLRLLDVRWE, from the coding sequence ATGCCCATATCCGCTGGTAAGCGCTGGAATTATATCCCCGAAACCGACCCCGCTGCCGCCCTCCGGCTGACGCAGGCCCTCTTCATTGCCCCTGAGATAGCCGCCCTGCTGGTGCAGCGCGGCATCGACACGCCCACCGCGGCCGCGGCCTTTTTCCACCCCGACCTGCGCCAGTTGCCCAACCCGCTGCTGATGCGCGACATGGACCGCGCCGTGGCCCGCCTCGCCCGCGCCTTGCACGATGGCCAGAAGGTGCTGGTGCTGGGCGACTACGACGTGGACGGCATTACCTCCGTGGCCACGGTGATGAGCTACCTCACGCCCTTGTTTGGGGCCGAGCGCCTGCGCGACTACATCCCCGACCGCTACACAGAGGGCTACGGCATCTCGCAGAAAGCTGTCGATTTTGCGGCTGACAACGGCTTTGCACTCATTGTGGCACTCGATTGCGGCATCAAGGCCGTGGAGCAGGTGGCCTACGCCACGAGTCGGGGCGTCGATTTCATCATCTGCGACCACCACCTGCCCGGCGAGGAGCTGCCCGCCGCCGTGGCCGTGCTGGACCCCAAGCGCGCCGATTGTGAATACCCTTATAAGGAGCTTTCTGGCTGCGGCGTGGGCTTCAAGCTGATGCAGGCGTTGGGCGAGCACCTCGGCCTGCCGCAGGAGCCGCTACACGATTTGCTCGACCTCGTGACGGTGAGCATTGCGGCCGACATCGTGCCCATCACCGGCGAAAACCGCATTCTGGCCGCCCACGGGCTGCGCCGCTTCAACGAAGACGCCCACTTGCTGCGCCCGGGCCTGGCGGCCCTGCGCGAGCTGGCCACCCTGCGCGAGGGCCCGTTGGGCATCAGCAGCTTGATATTCGGGTTTGCGCCGCGCATCAACGCCGCCGGCCGCATGGGCGACGCCCGCCGCGCCGTGGCCATGCTCCTGGCCCCCGACCAGCAGGAAGCCCGCTACACCGCCGAAGTGGTGGACCAGATGAACCAGCAGCGCCGCGGCTCCGACCAGCACACCACCCAGGAGGCGCTGGACATGATTGCGGGCAGCCCCACGCTGCAAAATGCCCACGCCACCGTGCTCTACAAGGCCGACTGGCACCAAGGCGTGCTCGGCATCGTAGCCTCGCGCTGCCTCGACCAATACTACCGCCCCACCGTCATCCTGACGCAGCGCGATGGCAAGGCTACCGGCTCGGCCCGCTCGGTGGCGGGGTTCGACGTGCACGAGGCCCTGGAAGCCTGCGCGCCGCTGCTCGACCAATTTGGCGGGCACCGCGCTGCCGCTGGCCTCACGCTGAAAGTTGAGAACGTGCCCGCTTTCCAGCGCCGCTTCGAGGAAGTGGTGGCCGGCACCCTCACCACCGAGCACTTGGTGCGGCCGGTAGAAGTGGCCGCCGTACTGCCCATTGGCCGCATCAACGAAGAATTCTTCGCCGAGCTGCGCCGCATGGAACCTTTTGGCCCCAGCAACCCCAACCCGGTCTTTGCCTCGCAGCGCCTCATTGCCGTGCCGCACAGCGCCCGCGTGGTAGGCCAGGGCCACCTCAAGCTGCGCCTGGCGTCGGCCGACGCGCAGGGCCCGGCCGTCGACGCCATCGGCTTCGGCCTAGCCGATTACCTGCCGCAGATTGAGCAAGGCCAACCCTTTAGCGCCTGCTACACGGTGGAGCTGAACGAGTACCGCGGCCAGCGCAGTGTCCAGCTGCGGTTGCTGGACGTGCGCTGGGAGTAG
- a CDS encoding tetratricopeptide repeat protein, which yields MRPHSLVMAASLLLALPGLAQPTKTWAPLSSTALAQDYARRGEHEKVVFLFEKLSAEEQASPAVFPVYLNSLQALKRYKDAEKVAKKAVKLHPEDATYGVALGGVYVAAGDKAAADKQWQKVLAQLSTAQVVPVATEFSRRELPEWTERTYLRGRALAKNDTEYAPQLIQLYTQTQNQPQVLAETLHLVAQDEKQLPFVRNMLQNALREDKDFDALEKLLLTATQKHPDQSAYSELLLWLQVQRKDFGGALVQARALDRRSKGEGRRVIELAAIAQQNKDYESAIDGFAYVAKEYRNGPYGNFARQRLLQAREAQVSTTYPVDLAKVRALVTEYEQLLTELGRTPDTAPVLRNLANLYAFQLSDRPKAMALLQEVIDMPRASDEVVDEAKITQADLYLLKGEPWEATLLYSQVEKTHKDSPLGYEAKLRNARLSYYAGDFKLAQSHLDILKEATTREIANDAMQLSLLIQDNTVEDTLGLGLKAYAAVEQLVFQNKIKEAIAGLDALLEKFPGHSLSDDTYYLKAQLQRRTGDFPGAIATLERITNNVKYDVLSDDALFLMARIQEEDLKDKGKAQELYNQLIVKYPGSIYVAEARKRFRKLRGDGV from the coding sequence ATGCGTCCGCATTCCCTCGTTATGGCCGCCTCGCTGCTGCTGGCGTTGCCTGGACTGGCCCAGCCCACCAAAACCTGGGCCCCCCTGAGCAGCACCGCGCTGGCCCAGGACTATGCCCGCCGCGGCGAGCACGAGAAAGTGGTGTTTCTGTTCGAAAAGCTGTCGGCCGAAGAGCAGGCCAGCCCGGCTGTATTTCCGGTGTATCTGAATTCGCTACAGGCCCTAAAGCGCTACAAGGATGCCGAAAAAGTGGCCAAAAAAGCCGTGAAGCTACACCCGGAAGACGCCACCTACGGCGTGGCGTTGGGGGGCGTGTACGTTGCGGCCGGCGACAAAGCCGCGGCCGACAAGCAATGGCAGAAAGTACTGGCTCAGCTCAGCACCGCACAGGTGGTGCCGGTGGCTACCGAATTTAGCCGCCGCGAGCTGCCCGAGTGGACCGAGCGCACCTACCTGCGCGGCCGCGCCCTGGCCAAAAACGACACCGAGTACGCGCCACAGCTCATCCAACTATACACCCAGACCCAGAACCAGCCCCAGGTGCTGGCCGAAACCCTGCACTTGGTAGCGCAGGACGAGAAGCAGCTGCCCTTCGTGCGCAACATGCTGCAAAACGCCCTGCGCGAAGACAAGGATTTTGATGCCCTCGAAAAGCTCTTGCTGACCGCTACGCAGAAACACCCCGACCAGTCGGCTTACAGCGAGCTGTTGCTGTGGCTACAGGTGCAGCGCAAGGACTTCGGCGGGGCGCTAGTGCAGGCCCGCGCCCTCGACCGGCGCAGCAAAGGCGAAGGCCGCCGCGTGATTGAACTGGCCGCCATCGCGCAGCAGAACAAGGACTATGAAAGCGCCATCGACGGCTTCGCCTACGTGGCCAAAGAATACCGCAACGGCCCGTATGGCAATTTTGCTCGTCAGCGCCTGTTGCAGGCCCGCGAAGCCCAGGTGAGCACCACTTACCCCGTCGACCTGGCCAAAGTGCGCGCCTTGGTCACGGAATACGAGCAACTGCTGACCGAGCTGGGCCGCACGCCTGACACGGCCCCCGTGCTGCGCAACCTGGCCAACCTGTACGCCTTTCAGCTCAGCGACCGGCCCAAGGCCATGGCCTTGTTGCAGGAAGTCATCGACATGCCCCGCGCCAGCGACGAAGTGGTGGACGAGGCCAAAATCACCCAGGCCGACCTATACCTGCTGAAAGGCGAGCCCTGGGAAGCCACGCTGCTGTACTCGCAGGTGGAGAAAACGCATAAGGACTCGCCGCTGGGCTACGAGGCCAAGCTGCGCAACGCCCGCCTGAGCTACTACGCCGGCGATTTCAAGCTGGCCCAGAGTCATCTCGACATTCTGAAAGAAGCCACCACCCGCGAGATTGCCAACGACGCCATGCAGCTTTCGCTGCTGATTCAGGACAACACCGTGGAGGACACGCTGGGCCTCGGCCTCAAGGCCTACGCCGCCGTGGAGCAGCTGGTGTTTCAGAACAAGATAAAAGAGGCCATTGCGGGGCTGGATGCGCTGCTGGAGAAGTTTCCCGGCCATTCGTTGTCCGATGACACGTACTACCTGAAGGCCCAGCTGCAGCGCCGCACCGGCGACTTTCCCGGCGCCATTGCCACGCTCGAGCGCATTACCAACAACGTGAAGTACGACGTGCTGAGCGACGACGCCCTCTTTCTCATGGCCCGCATTCAGGAGGAAGACCTGAAAGACAAAGGCAAAGCCCAGGAGCTCTACAACCAGTTGATAGTGAAATACCCTGGCAGCATTTACGTGGCCGAGGCCCGTAAGCGCTTCCGCAAGCTGCGCGGCGACGGGGTGTAG
- a CDS encoding SurA N-terminal domain-containing protein yields the protein MALINTIREKSGVAVGLVAIGMLLFIVGGDLVGGKNRLFNRNDTVVGEVAGQKVELEEYNAALEQAKQAFAAQQQRQPDEQALGYLRDQAWNQTIYRLAFQPEWEKLGLTVSDDELWDMVQGDNVNPGIKQAFTDQKTGQFDKARLIQYLQNLDKLPPENQAAWRNFEANLPAERLANKYNALLKNSVYVTSAEAKRFEMNQNTKAVVKYLFVPYATISDSAVKVTDEQLQAYLDKNKSKYKVEEGRSVEYITVPVVASKEDSTAVKSQIAELTTQFASAPVDSLFVMQNSEQPYNKAFRSPADLPEELRKQLPLSTGKVYGPYAEAGTYSLYKVTGMSTGKDAAARASHILIKPEGTTPEAKAAAKAKAQDILNKIKGGADFAAMARQFGTDGTKDQGGDLGWFGQGRMVPEFEKAIFGATSTGLLPNVVETSFGYHVIKITAVPTKQTYQVAEVKKTIAPSDATRDAAYTRAQALKGQATDLASFRALTTKDKTLVKQEAKNLDASARTVNNLQNAREMVRWAFGFNPNGSTTKVGDVSEVYEMGDQYVIAVLTDERAKGTATVESLRPELTALVRNEEKAKQIMAKLPTAGTLEEMAAKYGPTAQVGTADNVVLGQGSLTNVGFEPLAVGKAFALKTGQKSAPIQGEQGVLVVEPQTVTTAPVPADLKAVQQQLAQQRAQQQDGKIYEAIKAHANVKDNRAKFF from the coding sequence ATGGCTTTAATTAACACGATTCGGGAAAAATCAGGCGTAGCGGTGGGCCTTGTGGCCATCGGCATGCTGCTCTTCATTGTGGGCGGCGACCTGGTGGGCGGCAAAAACCGCCTGTTTAACCGCAACGACACCGTGGTAGGCGAAGTGGCCGGCCAGAAGGTGGAGCTTGAAGAATACAACGCCGCCCTGGAGCAGGCCAAGCAGGCCTTCGCGGCCCAGCAGCAGCGCCAGCCCGACGAGCAGGCCCTCGGCTACCTGCGCGACCAGGCCTGGAACCAGACCATCTACCGCCTGGCGTTCCAGCCGGAGTGGGAAAAGCTGGGCCTGACCGTGAGCGACGACGAGCTGTGGGACATGGTGCAGGGCGACAACGTGAACCCCGGCATCAAGCAGGCCTTCACCGACCAGAAAACGGGTCAGTTCGACAAAGCCCGCCTCATCCAGTACCTGCAGAACCTCGACAAGCTGCCCCCCGAAAACCAGGCCGCCTGGCGCAACTTCGAAGCCAACCTGCCCGCTGAGCGCCTGGCCAACAAGTACAACGCTCTGCTGAAAAACTCGGTGTACGTGACCTCGGCCGAAGCCAAGCGCTTCGAAATGAACCAGAACACCAAAGCCGTGGTGAAGTACCTGTTCGTGCCCTACGCCACCATCTCGGACTCGGCCGTGAAGGTGACCGACGAGCAGCTGCAGGCCTACCTCGACAAGAACAAGAGCAAGTACAAAGTAGAAGAAGGCCGCTCGGTGGAGTACATCACCGTGCCGGTGGTGGCTTCGAAAGAAGACAGCACGGCCGTGAAAAGCCAGATTGCCGAGCTGACCACGCAATTTGCCTCGGCTCCGGTCGACTCACTGTTTGTGATGCAGAACTCGGAGCAGCCCTACAACAAGGCCTTCCGCAGCCCCGCCGACCTGCCCGAAGAGCTGCGCAAGCAGCTGCCCCTCTCCACCGGCAAAGTATACGGCCCCTACGCCGAAGCCGGCACCTACTCGCTGTACAAAGTGACGGGCATGAGCACCGGCAAAGACGCCGCTGCCCGCGCCAGCCACATCCTCATCAAGCCCGAAGGCACCACGCCCGAAGCCAAAGCCGCCGCGAAGGCCAAGGCCCAGGACATCCTCAACAAAATCAAAGGCGGTGCTGATTTTGCCGCTATGGCGCGTCAGTTCGGCACCGACGGCACCAAGGACCAGGGCGGCGACCTCGGCTGGTTCGGCCAGGGCCGCATGGTGCCCGAGTTCGAGAAAGCCATTTTCGGCGCCACCAGCACCGGCCTGCTGCCCAACGTGGTGGAAACGTCGTTTGGCTACCACGTCATCAAAATCACGGCCGTTCCCACCAAGCAGACCTACCAGGTGGCTGAAGTGAAGAAGACCATTGCTCCGAGCGACGCCACCCGCGACGCTGCCTACACCCGCGCCCAGGCCCTGAAAGGCCAGGCCACGGACCTGGCTAGCTTCCGCGCCCTCACCACCAAGGACAAGACCCTGGTGAAGCAGGAAGCCAAGAACCTCGACGCTTCGGCCCGCACCGTGAACAACCTGCAGAACGCCCGTGAGATGGTGCGCTGGGCCTTCGGCTTCAACCCTAACGGCTCGACCACCAAAGTAGGCGACGTGTCGGAAGTGTACGAAATGGGCGACCAGTACGTCATTGCTGTTCTCACCGACGAGCGCGCCAAAGGCACCGCCACCGTGGAAAGCCTGCGTCCCGAGCTCACCGCCCTGGTGCGCAACGAAGAGAAGGCCAAGCAAATCATGGCCAAGCTGCCCACCGCCGGCACGCTGGAAGAAATGGCCGCCAAATACGGCCCCACCGCTCAGGTAGGCACCGCCGACAACGTGGTGCTCGGCCAGGGCAGTCTCACCAACGTGGGCTTCGAGCCCCTGGCCGTGGGCAAAGCCTTCGCGCTGAAAACCGGCCAGAAGTCGGCCCCCATTCAGGGTGAGCAGGGCGTGCTGGTGGTGGAGCCCCAGACCGTGACCACCGCTCCGGTTCCGGCCGACCTGAAAGCCGTGCAGCAGCAGCTGGCCCAGCAGCGCGCCCAGCAGCAGGACGGCAAGATTTACGAGGCCATCAAGGCCCACGCCAACGTGAAAGACAACCGCGCCAAGTTTTTCTAA
- the lptC gene encoding LPS export ABC transporter periplasmic protein LptC produces the protein MRTSKQQGWGSAVVLVALVLAGCDKQKVTGPTLVYTGPLMETTNVVELISDSAKLKFQLTAPLQQQFENSDFVWPKGVKVTFYSPDGKKTVMNTLTAKYGKYDKAKNLYTMRGNVQVVNVPKAQRMDTEELFFDKNKQIIYTDSAMAVRVETPTEILSGHGLWARQDLNPYRIYNPTGIIDKVGAGL, from the coding sequence GTGCGCACGAGCAAGCAGCAAGGGTGGGGGAGCGCAGTGGTGCTGGTAGCACTGGTGCTGGCCGGCTGCGACAAGCAGAAGGTGACCGGCCCCACGCTGGTGTACACCGGCCCGCTGATGGAAACCACCAACGTGGTGGAGCTCATCAGCGACTCGGCCAAGCTGAAGTTTCAACTCACGGCGCCGCTGCAGCAGCAGTTTGAAAACAGCGACTTTGTGTGGCCCAAGGGCGTGAAGGTGACCTTCTACTCGCCCGACGGGAAGAAGACCGTCATGAACACCCTGACGGCGAAGTACGGCAAGTACGACAAGGCCAAAAACCTCTACACCATGCGCGGCAACGTGCAGGTGGTGAACGTGCCCAAAGCCCAGCGCATGGACACCGAAGAGCTGTTTTTCGACAAGAACAAGCAGATTATCTACACCGACTCGGCCATGGCCGTGCGGGTAGAAACGCCCACGGAAATCCTGTCCGGCCACGGCTTGTGGGCCCGGCAGGACCTGAACCCCTACCGCATCTACAACCCCACGGGCATCATCGACAAGGTGGGCGCGGGCCTCTAA
- a CDS encoding type III pantothenate kinase, with protein MHTLALDIGNTAVKAGCFDGPALREMAAGLTAAEVRALVKRWAPQRLIVASVAEAAVLAVEELQDLVPGEILAFSPGTTPVPLRSVYATLHTLGADRLAGAVGAASLRPGQDTLIIDAGTALKLDLVTADGTYHGGSIAPGLSMRLRALHHFTGRLPLLELPPPDATIPLVGDSTTGSLLSGVVNGTVAEIMGLLAHYQQRYPRLGVLLTGAMPLFCRPVSRLVSLWCLSWCCSA; from the coding sequence ATGCATACCCTCGCCCTCGACATTGGCAACACGGCGGTGAAAGCCGGCTGTTTCGATGGCCCGGCGCTTCGCGAAATGGCGGCCGGCCTCACGGCAGCCGAAGTGCGGGCGCTGGTGAAGCGCTGGGCACCGCAGCGCCTCATCGTGGCCTCGGTGGCCGAGGCGGCCGTGCTGGCGGTGGAAGAACTGCAGGATTTGGTGCCGGGCGAAATCCTGGCATTTAGCCCGGGCACGACGCCCGTGCCCCTGCGCAGTGTCTACGCCACGCTGCACACGCTGGGCGCCGACCGACTGGCCGGCGCCGTGGGAGCGGCCAGCCTACGGCCCGGCCAGGACACGCTCATCATCGACGCCGGCACGGCCCTGAAACTGGACCTCGTGACGGCCGACGGCACCTACCACGGCGGCAGCATTGCGCCGGGGCTGAGCATGCGGCTGCGGGCGCTGCACCACTTCACCGGAAGGCTGCCGCTGCTGGAACTGCCCCCGCCCGATGCAACGATTCCGCTGGTGGGCGACTCCACTACCGGGAGCCTGCTAAGCGGCGTAGTGAACGGGACCGTGGCCGAAATCATGGGCCTGCTGGCGCACTACCAGCAGCGCTACCCACGCCTCGGCGTGCTGCTTACCGGGGCGATGCCGCTTTTCTGTCGGCCCGTCTCCCGGCTCGTATCTTTGTGGTGCCTGAGCTGGTGCTGCTCGGCCTAA
- a CDS encoding pseudouridine synthase, which produces MGKKHFSDNNADRRGGRNTGGPGGFGNNERSGQGGSAGRGERGGYSSARPGNGRPPTNGAFGRPAGGAFGGRSFGDGEKRAYGAGNREGGSGGFNKGFGGNKFAPREFGQREQGGFRPGADRDRPRVGKEQRSGTSYGRTAEPRPERGSFGANRDERRGPASADSRPVREYQPKENWQGQPYRREGEKAVPRGLPGERNRKFQKQNPNAPQDENTYSRPGGSFGRSTPHEPEDFQRGEERGPNRPIRAARPFEANPPQPREERGERREFGTDRDQQGDADYRADQAAFGRKFTPGAFGRRDGAPAGRSTGERPAAYEKRSQERWAPAPGSFAERREALKAQERSVRRSGTAYGSGTDKPRPARPAGLDNRADKPRYGEKPGEAPDYKNLKHYEQDKNRGNKRRREEADDFGTDETRLNRYIANAGICSRREADALIAAGEIRVNGEVVTEMGYKVQPTDTVQYGKTNLNREKSVYVLLNKPKDFITTTEDPEGRRTVMDLVAGASKERIFPVGRLDRNTTGLLLFTNDGEVAQKLSHPSHKNKKIYQVELSRPLTEEDLGKIAAGLELEDGKAVVDDVAVVAGNAHFVGIEIHIGRNRIVRRIFEHLGYEVVALDRVQYAGLTKKDLPRGKWRFLSEQEVIRMKYFL; this is translated from the coding sequence ATGGGCAAGAAGCACTTTTCAGATAACAATGCGGACCGTCGCGGCGGCCGCAACACGGGCGGCCCCGGCGGCTTTGGCAACAACGAGCGGTCGGGCCAGGGCGGCTCGGCTGGCCGCGGCGAGCGGGGCGGCTATTCCAGCGCCCGGCCCGGCAATGGTCGTCCGCCCACGAACGGCGCCTTTGGTCGTCCGGCCGGTGGTGCCTTCGGGGGCCGCAGCTTCGGCGATGGCGAGAAGCGCGCTTACGGCGCCGGCAACCGCGAAGGCGGCAGCGGCGGCTTCAACAAGGGCTTTGGCGGCAATAAATTTGCGCCCCGCGAATTTGGCCAGCGCGAGCAAGGCGGCTTCCGCCCTGGTGCCGACCGTGACCGCCCGCGCGTAGGCAAAGAGCAGCGCAGCGGCACCAGTTACGGCCGCACCGCCGAGCCGCGGCCCGAGCGCGGCAGCTTCGGCGCCAACCGCGACGAGCGCCGCGGTCCGGCATCGGCCGACAGCCGGCCTGTGCGCGAGTATCAGCCCAAAGAAAACTGGCAAGGCCAGCCCTACCGCCGCGAAGGCGAGAAGGCTGTGCCGCGTGGCCTGCCCGGCGAGCGCAACCGCAAGTTCCAAAAGCAGAACCCCAACGCGCCCCAGGACGAAAATACCTATTCGCGTCCCGGTGGCAGCTTTGGCCGCAGCACCCCGCACGAGCCCGAAGATTTCCAGCGCGGTGAGGAGCGGGGTCCGAACCGTCCCATCCGTGCCGCCCGGCCCTTCGAGGCCAACCCGCCGCAGCCGCGCGAAGAGCGGGGCGAGCGCCGCGAATTTGGTACCGACCGCGACCAGCAAGGCGACGCCGACTACCGCGCCGACCAAGCTGCTTTTGGCCGCAAGTTCACGCCCGGCGCTTTTGGCCGGCGCGACGGCGCCCCGGCCGGTCGCAGCACCGGCGAACGGCCTGCGGCATACGAGAAGCGTAGCCAGGAGCGCTGGGCTCCGGCCCCCGGCAGCTTTGCCGAGCGCCGCGAAGCGTTGAAAGCGCAAGAGCGCAGCGTCCGCCGTTCGGGCACGGCTTATGGCTCGGGCACCGACAAGCCCCGCCCGGCTCGCCCCGCGGGACTGGACAACCGCGCCGACAAGCCCCGCTACGGCGAAAAGCCCGGCGAGGCGCCCGACTACAAAAACCTGAAGCACTACGAGCAGGACAAGAACCGCGGCAACAAGCGTCGGCGCGAGGAAGCCGATGACTTCGGCACCGACGAGACGCGCCTGAACCGCTACATCGCCAACGCAGGCATCTGCTCGCGCCGCGAGGCCGACGCGCTGATTGCCGCCGGCGAAATCCGGGTGAATGGTGAAGTGGTGACGGAAATGGGCTACAAGGTGCAGCCCACCGACACGGTGCAGTACGGCAAAACCAACTTGAACCGCGAGAAGTCGGTGTACGTGCTGCTGAACAAGCCCAAAGACTTCATCACCACCACCGAAGACCCCGAAGGCCGCCGCACGGTGATGGACTTGGTGGCTGGCGCCTCGAAGGAGCGCATCTTCCCGGTGGGCCGCCTCGACCGGAACACCACCGGCCTGCTGCTCTTCACCAACGATGGCGAAGTGGCGCAGAAGCTCTCGCACCCCTCGCACAAGAACAAGAAAATCTACCAAGTCGAGCTTAGCCGCCCGCTGACGGAAGAAGACCTGGGCAAAATTGCCGCCGGCCTGGAACTGGAGGACGGCAAGGCCGTGGTGGACGACGTAGCCGTAGTAGCCGGCAACGCGCACTTCGTGGGCATCGAAATTCACATTGGTCGCAACCGCATCGTGCGCCGCATTTTCGAGCACCTCGGCTACGAAGTGGTGGCGCTGGACCGCGTGCAGTACGCCGGCCTGACTAAGAAGGACCTGCCCCGCGGCAAGTGGCGCTTCCTGAGCGAGCAGGAAGTCATTCGTATGAAGTACTTCCTCTAA
- a CDS encoding TraR/DksA C4-type zinc finger protein: protein MNDDNIRYSREDLNEFDQIIQEKLTAARKELSFIKETLNRSNDSGTDTTASSAKVLEDGADTAEKESMNQLASRQMKFIQQLENAQVRIKNGTYGVCIGTGKLIPKERLRAVPHTQHSIEAKMARRD from the coding sequence ATGAACGACGACAACATTCGCTATTCCCGGGAGGACCTCAACGAGTTCGACCAGATTATTCAGGAGAAGCTGACGGCGGCTCGCAAGGAGTTGTCCTTCATCAAGGAGACCCTGAACCGCAGCAACGACTCCGGCACCGACACCACGGCCTCGTCGGCCAAAGTGCTGGAAGACGGCGCCGACACCGCCGAGAAGGAAAGCATGAACCAGCTGGCATCGCGCCAGATGAAGTTTATTCAGCAGTTGGAAAATGCCCAGGTTCGCATCAAGAACGGTACCTACGGCGTGTGCATCGGCACGGGCAAGCTCATTCCCAAAGAGCGCCTGCGGGCCGTGCCCCACACCCAGCATTCGATTGAAGCCAAAATGGCGCGCCGCGACTAA
- the ribH gene encoding 6,7-dimethyl-8-ribityllumazine synthase, with product MATALQNLSDYDASSFIDISEKRFGLVVADWNREITDVLSAGAYETLLKHGANPDNIFRNTVPGSFELTLGAQFLAQHEEMNAVICLGVVIQGETKHDDYICHAVAQGITNVALKFNKPVIFGLVTTNTLEQAWDRAGGKHGNKGVEAAVAAIQMLGF from the coding sequence ATGGCAACTGCCCTCCAAAACCTGAGCGACTACGACGCCTCATCTTTCATCGACATCAGCGAAAAGCGGTTTGGGCTGGTAGTGGCCGACTGGAACCGCGAGATAACCGACGTGTTGAGCGCCGGCGCCTACGAAACGCTGCTGAAGCACGGCGCCAACCCCGACAACATCTTCCGCAACACCGTGCCGGGCAGCTTCGAACTGACGCTGGGGGCCCAGTTTTTGGCCCAGCACGAAGAAATGAACGCCGTGATATGTCTGGGTGTAGTGATTCAGGGTGAAACCAAGCACGACGACTACATCTGCCACGCCGTGGCGCAAGGCATCACCAACGTGGCGCTGAAGTTTAACAAACCGGTAATATTCGGCCTCGTGACCACCAATACCTTGGAGCAAGCTTGGGACCGGGCCGGGGGCAAACACGGCAACAAGGGCGTGGAAGCCGCCGTGGCGGCCATCCAAATGCTGGGGTTTTAG
- a CDS encoding tetratricopeptide repeat protein, with amino-acid sequence MSKIPYTGKSQQARQGQVTQNVPADPLAPAENLPAENPLLEDPDALAARLAESEDFVRNNRSVLLTILAVVVLAVVGGFGYYTWRNQQDQKAQSSMFRAVNNWEADSLNKAIKGDGKAPGLVTVANEYGNTKAGNLANFYAGVASLKQGKFKEALDYLEDFSSDDYLVQSRAYALMGDAQLELNKPKEAADLYAKAADHNANEYFSPGYLMKEGTAREVAGDTDGAVKAYDRIINEYPTAQEVAEARQYKAKLAK; translated from the coding sequence ATGTCGAAGATTCCCTACACTGGCAAAAGCCAGCAGGCCCGCCAGGGGCAAGTAACCCAGAACGTGCCCGCTGACCCGCTGGCACCGGCCGAGAACCTGCCGGCCGAAAACCCGTTGCTGGAAGACCCGGACGCCCTGGCTGCACGCCTGGCCGAGTCGGAGGACTTTGTGCGCAACAACCGCAGTGTGCTGCTGACTATACTGGCAGTGGTGGTGCTGGCGGTGGTGGGCGGCTTCGGCTACTACACCTGGCGCAACCAGCAGGACCAGAAAGCCCAGTCCAGCATGTTCCGCGCCGTGAACAACTGGGAGGCCGACTCGCTGAACAAAGCCATCAAGGGCGACGGCAAAGCGCCGGGCCTGGTGACCGTGGCCAACGAGTACGGCAACACCAAGGCCGGCAACCTGGCCAACTTCTACGCCGGCGTAGCTTCGCTGAAGCAAGGCAAGTTCAAGGAAGCCCTCGATTACCTCGAAGACTTCAGCTCCGACGACTACCTGGTGCAGAGCCGCGCCTACGCCCTGATGGGCGACGCGCAGCTGGAACTCAACAAGCCCAAGGAAGCGGCCGACCTCTACGCCAAAGCTGCCGACCACAACGCCAACGAGTACTTCTCGCCCGGCTACCTGATGAAGGAGGGCACGGCCCGCGAAGTAGCCGGCGACACCGACGGTGCCGTGAAAGCCTACGACCGCATCATCAACGAGTACCCCACGGCCCAGGAAGTAGCCGAAGCCCGTCAGTACAAGGCCAAGCTGGCCAAATAA